In Streptomyces puniciscabiei, a single genomic region encodes these proteins:
- the panB gene encoding 3-methyl-2-oxobutanoate hydroxymethyltransferase, which produces MTQLSAAQNAQNAPHKSSDGSKALYGGKGTRRITVRDIALAKERGEKWPMLTAYDAMTASVFDEAGIPVILVGDSAGNCHLGYETTVPVTLDEMTMLSAAVVRGTQRALIVGDLPFGSYQEGPVQALRSATRLVKEAGVGAVKLEGGERSHDQIRLLVESGIPVMAHIGLTPQSVNAMGYRVQGRGEEAAQQLLRDAKSVQDAGAFAVVLELVPAELAAEVTRVLHIPTVGIGAGPETDAQVLVWTDMLGLTAGRVPKFVKQYANLREVMGDAVKSFAEEVVSGTFPLEEHSVH; this is translated from the coding sequence ATGACGCAGCTTTCGGCTGCCCAGAACGCGCAGAACGCGCCGCACAAGTCCTCCGACGGCAGCAAGGCGCTGTACGGGGGGAAGGGCACCCGCCGCATCACCGTTCGCGACATCGCCCTCGCCAAGGAGCGGGGCGAGAAGTGGCCCATGCTCACCGCCTACGACGCGATGACCGCGTCCGTCTTCGACGAGGCCGGGATCCCCGTGATCCTGGTCGGCGACTCGGCGGGCAACTGTCACCTCGGGTACGAGACGACCGTGCCCGTCACCCTCGACGAGATGACCATGCTGTCGGCGGCCGTGGTACGCGGCACGCAGCGCGCCCTGATCGTCGGCGACCTCCCCTTCGGCTCCTACCAGGAGGGCCCGGTGCAGGCGCTGCGCTCGGCGACCCGGCTGGTGAAGGAGGCCGGTGTGGGCGCGGTCAAGCTGGAGGGCGGCGAGCGCTCGCACGACCAGATCCGGCTGCTGGTCGAGTCCGGCATCCCGGTCATGGCCCACATCGGCCTGACCCCGCAGTCCGTCAACGCCATGGGCTACCGCGTGCAGGGCCGGGGCGAGGAGGCGGCCCAGCAGCTGCTGCGCGACGCGAAGTCCGTCCAGGACGCGGGTGCCTTCGCCGTCGTCCTCGAACTGGTGCCGGCGGAGCTGGCGGCCGAGGTGACGCGGGTACTGCACATCCCGACGGTCGGGATCGGCGCCGGGCCGGAGACGGACGCGCAGGTCCTGGTCTGGACGGACATGCTCGGCCTGACCGCGGGCCGGGTGCCGAAGTTCGTCAAGCAGTACGCCAACCTGCGTGAGGTCATGGGCGACGCGGTGAAGTCGTTCGCCGAGGAGGTCGTCTCCGGGACCTTCCCGCTGGAGGAGCACTCCGTCCACTGA
- a CDS encoding endonuclease/exonuclease/phosphatase family protein — MHRLLDGWRGDPRIWRRGIVLALLALLLALVMLLHSRIPNRVGNLGSLTETFLPWLGLAIPVLLFLGLLRRSATALIAVLLPAAVWLNLFGGLLTDKTGSGGDLMVATHNVNAENPDPVATAREVAASGADVLALEEVPAAALATYEKALAPTYKYHGVEGTVGLWSKYPMSDVRAVDIKLGWKRAMRATVTTPSGPLAVYVAHMPSVRVKMDAGFTAQQRDTSADALGEAIAAEPLKRVVLLGDLNGTMNDRSLNAVTSQMRSTQGAAGSGFGFSWPASFPMARIDQIMVRGVEPESSWTLPRTGSDHLPVAARVKLDTSS, encoded by the coding sequence ATGCACCGCCTGCTCGACGGCTGGCGCGGCGACCCGCGCATCTGGCGCCGGGGCATCGTCCTCGCGCTCCTCGCCCTGCTGCTCGCCCTGGTGATGCTGCTGCACTCGCGCATCCCGAACCGGGTGGGCAACCTCGGCAGCCTCACCGAGACGTTCCTGCCGTGGCTGGGCCTCGCCATTCCGGTGCTGCTGTTCCTGGGGCTGCTCCGCAGGTCGGCGACCGCGCTGATCGCCGTACTCCTCCCGGCGGCGGTGTGGCTGAACCTCTTCGGCGGGCTGCTCACCGACAAGACGGGCTCGGGCGGCGACCTGATGGTGGCGACCCACAACGTCAACGCCGAGAACCCCGACCCCGTCGCGACCGCCCGCGAGGTGGCCGCCTCCGGCGCCGACGTCCTGGCCCTGGAGGAGGTCCCGGCGGCTGCCTTGGCCACCTACGAGAAGGCGCTCGCGCCGACGTACAAGTACCACGGCGTCGAGGGCACGGTCGGCCTGTGGAGTAAGTACCCGATGAGCGATGTGCGGGCGGTGGACATCAAGCTCGGCTGGAAGCGCGCGATGCGGGCCACCGTGACCACGCCCAGCGGCCCCCTCGCGGTGTACGTCGCCCACATGCCCTCGGTGCGGGTGAAGATGGACGCCGGGTTCACCGCTCAGCAGCGCGACACGAGCGCCGACGCGCTCGGCGAGGCCATCGCCGCCGAGCCGCTGAAGCGCGTCGTCCTCCTCGGCGACCTGAACGGCACGATGAACGACCGTTCGCTCAACGCCGTCACCTCCCAGATGCGCTCCACGCAGGGCGCGGCGGGCAGCGGCTTCGGGTTCAGCTGGCCGGCGTCGTTCCCGATGGCGCGGATCGACCAGATCATGGTCCGGGGCGTCGAGCCGGAGAGCTCCTGGACACTGCCGCGCACCGGCAGTGACCACCTTCCGGTGGCTGCCCGTGTGAAGCTCGACACGTCGTCGTAA
- a CDS encoding TetR/AcrR family transcriptional regulator translates to MSLAESRPRPDGPVRGRPRSEAVERAILEGVMKLLEDGVPLAELSIERVARTAGVGKATIYRRWSGKEELFVDVMRAAEPPDPVLPGTSMRDDLVALLESLRQRGLVSRSSAILHNVYAQMKSSPRIWSAYHAAVVEPRRALGLDVLRRGQRNGELRADVDLELANDMFVGPMLVRSVLRRDGALPEGLAEQIVDSVLEGLRPVSSTAS, encoded by the coding sequence GTGAGCCTTGCCGAGAGCCGGCCGCGGCCGGACGGGCCCGTGCGGGGACGCCCCCGCAGCGAGGCCGTGGAACGGGCCATTCTGGAAGGCGTGATGAAGCTCCTGGAGGACGGCGTACCGCTCGCCGAACTCTCCATCGAGCGCGTCGCGCGCACGGCCGGGGTCGGCAAGGCCACCATCTACCGCCGCTGGAGCGGCAAGGAGGAGTTGTTCGTCGACGTCATGCGCGCCGCCGAACCCCCCGACCCGGTACTCCCCGGCACCTCCATGCGCGACGACCTCGTCGCCCTGCTGGAGTCGCTGCGCCAACGCGGCCTGGTCAGCCGCTCCTCCGCGATCCTGCACAACGTCTACGCCCAGATGAAGTCCAGTCCCAGGATCTGGTCGGCGTACCACGCCGCGGTCGTCGAGCCCCGGCGCGCACTCGGCCTCGACGTGCTGCGGCGCGGACAGCGCAACGGCGAACTGCGCGCGGACGTCGACCTGGAACTGGCCAACGACATGTTCGTCGGCCCCATGCTCGTCCGTTCCGTCCTGCGCCGCGACGGCGCACTGCCCGAGGGCCTGGCCGAGCAGATCGTCGACTCCGTCCTGGAAGGCCTACGGCCCGTCAGCTCGACAGCCTCGTAG
- a CDS encoding ABC transporter permease: MSAATATIATDADVRIPLRGHLRHTGALIRRNLLWIRQDPESMFDALLMPVVFTLLFVYVFGGSIGQALGGGQGKYVQYVIPGMIAMMSMTLSQGVGTGFSQDFNSGVMDRFRSLPIGRGSVLFAKIAVELGRMLFATAVLMVVSVLVGFHITHWAGLFAAVGLSALFASSIMWVFLTLGVILKNAQSVQAMGFLVLFPLQFGSSIFAPTKSMPGWLQHFTDYNPLSTLADAARGLMVGGPVAHDLWVTVAWSVAITAVMGPVAIHKFRTKT; encoded by the coding sequence ATGAGCGCCGCCACCGCCACCATCGCCACCGACGCCGACGTCCGGATCCCGCTGCGCGGGCACCTCCGGCACACCGGCGCCCTCATCCGCCGCAACCTGCTCTGGATCCGCCAGGACCCGGAGTCGATGTTCGACGCGCTGCTGATGCCGGTCGTCTTCACCCTGCTGTTCGTGTACGTCTTCGGCGGCTCGATCGGGCAGGCGCTCGGCGGCGGCCAGGGCAAGTACGTGCAGTACGTCATCCCCGGCATGATCGCGATGATGAGCATGACGCTGTCCCAGGGCGTCGGCACCGGGTTCAGCCAGGACTTCAACAGCGGTGTCATGGACCGGTTCCGGTCGCTGCCGATCGGCCGCGGGTCCGTGCTGTTCGCGAAGATCGCCGTCGAGCTGGGGCGGATGCTGTTCGCCACGGCCGTGCTGATGGTCGTCTCCGTCCTGGTCGGCTTCCACATCACCCACTGGGCCGGCCTGTTCGCGGCGGTGGGTCTGTCCGCGCTGTTCGCCTCCTCGATCATGTGGGTGTTCCTCACCCTCGGCGTGATCCTGAAGAACGCGCAGTCCGTGCAGGCGATGGGCTTCCTGGTGCTGTTCCCGCTCCAGTTCGGCTCGTCGATCTTCGCGCCGACCAAGTCGATGCCGGGCTGGCTGCAGCACTTCACCGACTACAACCCGCTGTCCACGCTCGCGGACGCGGCCCGGGGCCTGATGGTCGGCGGCCCCGTGGCGCACGACCTGTGGGTCACCGTGGCCTGGTCGGTGGCGATCACGGCGGTCATGGGACCGGTCGCGATCCACAAGTTCCGCACGAAGACCTGA
- a CDS encoding MFS transporter, protein MTSPVPASRIPEAVHRRRWAILGVLMLSLLIVVLDNSILNVAIKTISSPAPTGLGASQGQIEWAINAYTLVFAGLLFTAGLIGDRLGRKKVLLGGIAVFGIGSMLAAESGSPDQLIAYRALMALGAAFVMPATLAVLMNVFEREEQPKAIGIWAGGVGLAIAIGPITGGALLDHFWWGSVFFVNVPIVIVALVLMTWLVPDSRDPRPGRLDPVGVVLSVVGLVLLVYGIIKGGELADFTDAKVLATIIAGLAVLTAFVVFEKRSDHPSLDVTYFKNKVFSAAMSAIALVFFALMGVTFFGVFYTQSVRGYSPLESGVLMLPLACAQLIFAPRARLLVDRFGNKATTTAGLVLIAATLAAFATFEADTPIWILEVVFFLMGTGMAHIMTPTSVVIMQALPREKAGSASALSNTFRQVGGALGIAVLGSVLATSYRGGIEGKLGVLPPALRDKAAESIEATLGIAGKLGPQGKALVTPADDAFLHAMHVTALCGVGVALIGAVVTALFLPGKPPAAEKGEQETELVAAAD, encoded by the coding sequence ATGACAAGTCCCGTCCCTGCCTCCCGGATACCGGAAGCGGTGCACCGGCGCCGCTGGGCGATCCTGGGCGTGTTGATGCTGAGCCTGCTGATCGTGGTGCTCGACAACTCGATCCTGAACGTCGCCATCAAGACCATCTCCAGCCCCGCGCCGACCGGCCTCGGCGCCTCCCAGGGCCAGATCGAGTGGGCGATCAACGCCTACACCCTCGTCTTCGCCGGCCTGCTGTTCACCGCCGGCCTCATCGGTGACCGCCTCGGCCGCAAGAAGGTGCTGCTGGGCGGCATCGCCGTGTTCGGCATCGGTTCGATGCTCGCCGCCGAGTCCGGCTCGCCGGACCAGCTGATCGCCTACCGCGCCCTGATGGCCCTCGGTGCCGCCTTCGTCATGCCCGCGACGCTCGCCGTGCTGATGAACGTCTTCGAGCGCGAGGAGCAGCCCAAGGCCATCGGCATCTGGGCGGGCGGTGTCGGCCTCGCGATCGCCATCGGGCCGATCACCGGCGGCGCGCTCCTCGACCACTTCTGGTGGGGCTCGGTCTTCTTCGTCAACGTGCCGATCGTGATCGTCGCGCTGGTCCTGATGACCTGGCTGGTACCCGACTCCCGCGATCCCCGGCCCGGCCGCCTGGACCCCGTCGGCGTCGTGCTGTCCGTCGTCGGCCTGGTCCTGCTCGTCTACGGCATCATCAAGGGCGGTGAGCTGGCCGACTTCACCGACGCCAAGGTGCTGGCGACCATCATCGCCGGTCTTGCCGTCCTGACCGCGTTCGTCGTCTTCGAGAAGCGCAGCGACCACCCGTCGCTCGACGTCACCTACTTCAAGAACAAGGTCTTCTCGGCCGCCATGAGCGCCATCGCGCTGGTCTTCTTCGCGCTGATGGGCGTCACGTTCTTCGGCGTCTTCTACACCCAGAGCGTGCGCGGCTACTCGCCGCTGGAGTCCGGTGTGCTGATGCTGCCGCTCGCCTGCGCCCAGCTGATCTTCGCACCGCGCGCCCGGCTGCTGGTCGACCGGTTCGGCAACAAGGCCACCACCACCGCCGGGCTGGTGCTGATCGCCGCCACGCTGGCCGCGTTCGCCACGTTCGAGGCCGACACGCCGATCTGGATCCTGGAAGTCGTCTTCTTCCTCATGGGCACCGGCATGGCGCACATCATGACGCCGACCTCGGTCGTCATCATGCAGGCGCTGCCGCGCGAGAAGGCCGGCTCCGCCTCCGCGCTCAGCAACACCTTCCGCCAGGTCGGCGGCGCGCTCGGCATCGCCGTCCTCGGCTCGGTGCTCGCCACGTCGTACCGGGGCGGCATCGAGGGCAAGCTCGGCGTGCTGCCGCCCGCCCTACGCGACAAGGCCGCCGAGTCCATCGAGGCCACCCTCGGCATCGCCGGCAAGCTCGGCCCGCAGGGCAAGGCCCTGGTCACACCCGCCGACGACGCGTTCCTGCACGCGATGCACGTCACCGCCCTGTGCGGTGTGGGCGTCGCGCTGATCGGCGCCGTGGTGACAGCCCTGTTCCTGCCCGGCAAGCCGCCGGCCGCCGAGAAGGGCGAACAGGAGACGGAGTTGGTCGCGGCCGCGGACTGA
- a CDS encoding site-2 protease family protein, whose protein sequence is MTTATTRRGDRRVSPVFVGILAVTAVTGWATWTGYAAKPGVAVFLFVTAAWIVSLCLHEYAHARTALHSGDITVGAKGYLTLNPLKYTHALLSIVLPVLFVIMGGIGLPGGAVFIERGRIRGRWRHSLISAAGPLTNVLFAAVCTAPFWLHALDGVPDDFRFALAFLALLQVTAAILNFLPIPGLDGYGVLEPWLSYKVKRQVEPFAPFGLMFAFALLWVPAVNGPFFDMIDAVLRGLGVSDTDVSYGWSLYRFWA, encoded by the coding sequence ATGACGACCGCCACCACCCGCCGCGGCGACCGCCGGGTCTCTCCCGTGTTCGTCGGGATCCTGGCCGTGACGGCGGTGACGGGCTGGGCGACCTGGACGGGGTATGCGGCCAAGCCGGGCGTCGCGGTGTTCCTGTTCGTGACGGCGGCCTGGATCGTCTCCCTGTGCCTGCACGAGTACGCGCACGCGCGCACGGCCCTGCACAGCGGCGACATCACGGTCGGCGCGAAGGGCTACCTCACCCTGAACCCGCTGAAGTACACGCACGCGCTGTTGAGCATCGTGCTCCCGGTCCTCTTCGTGATCATGGGCGGGATCGGGCTGCCCGGCGGCGCGGTGTTCATCGAGCGCGGCCGGATCCGGGGCCGCTGGCGGCACAGCCTGATCTCGGCGGCGGGCCCGCTGACGAACGTGCTGTTCGCGGCCGTGTGCACGGCGCCCTTCTGGCTGCACGCGCTGGACGGCGTACCGGACGACTTCCGGTTCGCGCTCGCCTTCCTGGCCCTGCTGCAGGTGACGGCGGCGATCCTGAACTTCCTGCCGATACCGGGCCTGGACGGCTACGGCGTCCTCGAGCCCTGGCTGTCGTACAAGGTCAAACGGCAGGTGGAGCCGTTCGCGCCGTTCGGCCTGATGTTCGCGTTCGCGCTGCTGTGGGTGCCGGCGGTCAACGGCCCGTTCTTCGACATGATCGACGCGGTGCTGCGCGGGCTGGGGGTCAGCGACACGGACGTCTCGTACGGCTGGAGCCTGTACCGCTTCTGGGCCTAG
- a CDS encoding DUF6578 domain-containing protein — MPRKRVFYEDWQMECCGTPFAVGDEVAWRLVAHDAEGVREGHGYGAEAWVENHGGPDQETAGRVRAIDLVHQEYLAYTDQRALERLDRAREPSKTRGPVILPSPYSMEPVPGAHTLEAVDTCPKWFEHQEPGRDPGPHRIRRAQGVLVTLELPDGTPPEPGDPR; from the coding sequence ATGCCACGGAAGAGGGTGTTCTACGAGGACTGGCAGATGGAGTGCTGCGGCACGCCCTTCGCGGTGGGCGACGAGGTGGCCTGGCGGCTGGTCGCCCACGACGCCGAAGGCGTCCGGGAGGGCCACGGGTACGGCGCCGAGGCCTGGGTGGAGAACCACGGCGGCCCGGACCAGGAGACCGCCGGCCGGGTGCGGGCCATCGACCTGGTGCACCAGGAGTACCTGGCGTACACCGACCAGCGGGCCCTGGAGCGCCTCGACCGTGCCCGCGAGCCGTCGAAGACCCGGGGCCCGGTCATCCTCCCGTCCCCGTACAGCATGGAACCGGTGCCCGGCGCGCACACCCTGGAGGCCGTCGACACCTGCCCGAAGTGGTTCGAGCATCAGGAACCCGGCAGAGACCCGGGTCCCCACCGGATCCGCCGCGCCCAGGGCGTCCTCGTCACCCTGGAGCTTCCCGACGGCACGCCGCCCGAACCCGGTGACCCCCGGTGA
- a CDS encoding BTAD domain-containing putative transcriptional regulator, whose protein sequence is MDPVRFSLLGTTQVLRPDGTAVPVGGARLRALLGVLALRAGRTVPVGVLVDEVWGADPPADAAGALQALVGRLRRTLGADAVASAEGGYRLTAAPDDVDLTRFERLTGDGLRALADGDPAKAAVVLDDALALWRGPALADLPDHTAEAARWETRRLDALRARHAAALALGHAEQALPELTALCDGHPLDEPLQALRLRALRDAGRPAQALAAYEDVRRLLADRLGSDPGPELRALHAELLTAEEHPAPRPETVGNLPARLTSFVGREADIEAIGADLAAARLVTLLGPGGAGKTRLSQEAAEAVRHTARDGVWLAELAPVDDPEAVPQAVLTAIGARDTVLHGAGAESIRAVTDRHDDPLERIVEHCARRRMLIVLDNCEHVIEAAARLTEHLLARCPELTVLATSREPLGVPGELVRPVEPLPEPVALRLLADRGAAARPGFRVEDDPEACAEICRRLDGLPLAIELAAARLRMLSPRQIADRLDDRFRLLTSGSRTVLPRQQTLRAVVDWSWELLDADERDVLARLSLFAGGCDLAAAEAVCGPVALDALGSLVDKSLVVAAPLPGGGADGGMRYRLLETVAEYAGERLDETGRRADAERAHLTYYRELARATDPLLRGPEQRTAIDRFQLEYENLRTALRHAVAARDEQEALCLVLSLLWFWQMRDQRIETRTWCREVMALGPDPFAAPARPAEPVWQRCTDAPPPYAGEVLAEARRGVHLAHLACMDTELDAWQTPEAQAKLRAITRVYRPGLPQTCRAPGMLWFFAVILTGGVDRMREVVDACVQTCRETPGFEWELAGALQMRANILANRAAWAGNATRDAEEALEIYRRLGDAWGTAEALSARGEAHERQGANEEAAADYRAAIEHAERLGARGQMAVLRARLGSVLMEAGDTERGEQLLRDVIASKDGSLNEAMPAARLFLACWLGLTGRTAEAREQLRRLREEFRIAHFVVFDTMILTQEAWLDAIDGRAEDALERTRRALNLAQNPLSKAVVPHLASICLYSAAMALARLDGGGRAGDAARCLGAARALLPSGHVLSGVERRCHAMAEDRIRETLDEPAYRAAYAEGGGLSLAEATALF, encoded by the coding sequence ATGGACCCCGTGCGCTTCTCGCTGCTCGGCACCACCCAGGTACTCCGCCCCGACGGCACGGCCGTCCCGGTCGGCGGGGCGCGGCTGCGTGCCCTGCTGGGCGTGCTCGCGCTCCGGGCCGGGCGGACCGTGCCCGTGGGCGTGCTGGTCGACGAGGTCTGGGGCGCCGACCCGCCCGCCGACGCCGCAGGTGCCCTCCAGGCGCTGGTCGGCCGGCTGCGCCGTACCCTCGGCGCGGACGCCGTCGCCTCCGCCGAGGGCGGCTACCGGCTCACCGCCGCACCCGACGACGTGGACCTCACCCGCTTCGAGCGCCTGACCGGCGACGGCCTGCGGGCCCTGGCCGACGGCGACCCGGCCAAGGCCGCCGTGGTCCTGGACGACGCGCTCGCCCTGTGGCGCGGCCCCGCCCTCGCCGACCTGCCCGACCACACCGCCGAGGCGGCCCGCTGGGAGACCCGCCGCCTGGACGCGCTGCGCGCCCGGCACGCCGCCGCCCTCGCCCTCGGGCACGCCGAGCAGGCCCTGCCCGAGCTCACCGCCCTGTGCGACGGCCATCCGCTGGACGAGCCGCTGCAGGCGCTGCGGCTGCGCGCCCTGCGCGACGCCGGCCGCCCGGCCCAGGCGCTCGCCGCCTACGAGGACGTACGACGGCTGCTCGCGGACCGGCTCGGCTCCGACCCCGGCCCCGAACTGCGCGCCCTGCACGCCGAGTTGCTGACCGCCGAGGAACACCCGGCGCCGAGGCCGGAGACCGTGGGCAACCTGCCCGCCCGGCTCACCTCCTTCGTCGGCCGGGAAGCCGACATCGAGGCCATCGGCGCCGACCTCGCCGCCGCCCGCCTGGTCACCCTGCTCGGTCCGGGCGGCGCCGGGAAGACCCGGCTGTCCCAGGAGGCCGCCGAGGCGGTGCGGCACACCGCCCGGGACGGGGTGTGGCTGGCCGAACTGGCGCCCGTGGACGACCCCGAGGCCGTACCGCAGGCCGTGCTCACCGCGATCGGCGCCCGCGACACCGTGCTGCACGGCGCCGGCGCCGAGAGCATCCGCGCGGTCACCGACCGGCACGACGACCCCCTCGAACGGATCGTGGAGCACTGCGCCCGGCGCCGGATGCTGATCGTCCTCGACAACTGCGAGCACGTGATCGAGGCCGCCGCCCGTCTCACCGAGCACCTGCTGGCCCGCTGCCCCGAGCTGACCGTCCTCGCCACCAGCCGCGAACCCCTCGGCGTACCGGGGGAGCTGGTGCGCCCGGTGGAGCCGCTGCCGGAGCCGGTCGCGCTGCGGCTGCTCGCCGACCGGGGCGCGGCGGCCCGGCCCGGTTTCCGCGTCGAGGACGACCCCGAGGCGTGCGCGGAGATCTGCCGGCGGCTCGACGGACTCCCGCTCGCCATCGAGCTGGCGGCGGCCCGGCTGCGCATGCTGAGCCCGCGCCAGATAGCCGACCGGCTCGACGACCGCTTCCGGCTGCTCACCTCCGGCAGCCGCACCGTCCTGCCCCGCCAGCAGACCCTGCGGGCCGTCGTGGACTGGTCCTGGGAACTGCTGGACGCCGACGAGCGGGACGTCCTCGCCCGGCTGTCCCTCTTCGCGGGCGGCTGCGACCTGGCCGCCGCCGAGGCCGTGTGCGGGCCCGTCGCCCTGGACGCGCTCGGCTCCCTGGTCGACAAGTCCCTGGTGGTGGCCGCGCCTTTGCCGGGCGGCGGAGCCGACGGCGGGATGCGCTACCGGCTGCTGGAGACGGTCGCCGAGTACGCCGGCGAGCGGCTGGACGAGACCGGACGCCGCGCCGACGCCGAGCGCGCCCACCTGACGTACTACCGCGAACTCGCCCGCGCCACCGACCCGTTGCTGCGCGGCCCCGAACAGCGCACCGCCATCGACCGGTTCCAGCTGGAGTACGAGAACCTGCGCACCGCCCTGCGGCACGCCGTCGCCGCCCGCGACGAGCAGGAGGCGCTGTGCCTGGTGCTGTCCCTGCTGTGGTTCTGGCAGATGCGCGACCAGCGGATCGAGACCCGCACCTGGTGCCGGGAGGTCATGGCGCTCGGCCCCGACCCCTTCGCCGCACCCGCCCGGCCCGCCGAGCCGGTCTGGCAGCGCTGCACCGACGCCCCGCCCCCGTACGCCGGCGAGGTCCTCGCCGAGGCCCGGCGCGGCGTCCACCTCGCCCACCTCGCCTGCATGGACACCGAGCTGGACGCCTGGCAGACCCCCGAGGCACAGGCCAAGCTGCGCGCCATCACCCGGGTGTACCGCCCCGGGCTGCCGCAGACCTGCCGTGCGCCCGGCATGCTGTGGTTCTTCGCCGTGATACTGACCGGCGGTGTGGACCGGATGCGGGAGGTCGTCGACGCCTGCGTGCAGACCTGCCGCGAGACCCCCGGCTTCGAGTGGGAGCTGGCCGGCGCCCTGCAGATGCGCGCCAACATCCTCGCCAACCGCGCCGCCTGGGCCGGCAACGCCACCCGGGACGCCGAGGAGGCCCTGGAGATCTACCGCCGCCTCGGTGACGCCTGGGGCACCGCCGAGGCGCTGTCCGCCCGCGGCGAGGCCCATGAACGCCAGGGCGCCAACGAGGAGGCCGCCGCCGACTACCGGGCGGCCATCGAACACGCCGAACGCCTCGGCGCCCGCGGCCAGATGGCCGTCCTCCGCGCCCGCCTCGGCAGCGTGCTCATGGAAGCGGGCGACACGGAGCGCGGCGAGCAACTGCTCCGCGATGTCATCGCGAGCAAGGACGGCTCCCTCAACGAGGCCATGCCCGCCGCCCGCCTGTTCCTCGCCTGCTGGCTCGGCCTGACCGGCCGCACCGCCGAGGCCCGCGAGCAACTGCGCCGGCTGCGCGAGGAGTTCAGGATCGCGCACTTCGTCGTCTTCGACACCATGATCCTCACCCAGGAGGCCTGGCTGGACGCCATCGACGGCCGCGCAGAGGACGCCCTGGAGCGGACCAGGCGGGCGCTGAACCTCGCTCAGAACCCGCTGTCCAAGGCCGTCGTCCCGCACCTGGCCTCCATCTGCCTCTACAGCGCGGCGATGGCTCTGGCCCGCCTCGACGGCGGCGGCCGCGCCGGCGACGCCGCCCGTTGCCTGGGCGCCGCCCGTGCCCTGCTGCCGTCCGGACACGTCCTCTCCGGTGTCGAGCGCCGGTGCCACGCCATGGCCGAGGACCGGATCCGGGAGACTCTGGACGAACCCGCCTACCGGGCCGCGTACGCCGAGGGCGGTGGCCTCTCCCTCGCGGAGGCCACCGCCCTGTTCTGA
- a CDS encoding ATP-binding cassette domain-containing protein, producing the protein MKRIDDNPVGASHAVTVRGLVKHYGETKALDGVDLDVREGTVMGVLGPNGAGKTTLVRILSTLITPDAGRATVAGYDVVRQPRQLRRAIGLTGQYASVDEKLPGWENLYMIGRLLDLSRKDARTRADELLERFSLTEAARRPASTYSGGMRRRLDLAASMIGRPAVLYLDEPTTGLDPRTRNEVWDEVKAMVGDGVTVLLTTQYMEEAEQLASELTVVDRGKVIATGGIEELKARVGGRTLRVRPVDPLQLRPLAGMLDELGITGLATTTVDPESGTLLVPILSDEQLTAVVGAVTARGITISSITTELPSLDEVFLSLTGHRASAPQDTTPTDSREEVAV; encoded by the coding sequence ATGAAGCGAATCGATGACAACCCCGTCGGCGCGAGCCACGCAGTGACGGTACGGGGACTGGTCAAGCACTACGGCGAGACCAAGGCGCTGGACGGTGTCGACCTGGACGTGCGGGAGGGCACCGTGATGGGCGTGCTCGGTCCGAACGGCGCCGGCAAGACCACTCTCGTACGGATCCTGTCCACCCTGATCACCCCGGACGCCGGCCGGGCCACCGTGGCCGGGTACGACGTCGTACGGCAGCCGCGGCAGTTGCGCCGGGCCATAGGGCTCACCGGCCAGTACGCCTCCGTCGACGAGAAACTGCCCGGCTGGGAGAACCTGTACATGATCGGCCGGCTGCTGGACCTGTCCCGCAAGGACGCCCGCACCCGCGCCGACGAGCTGCTGGAGCGGTTCTCCCTGACGGAGGCGGCCAGGCGGCCGGCGAGCACCTACTCCGGGGGCATGCGGCGGCGGCTGGATCTCGCCGCCTCGATGATCGGGCGCCCGGCCGTGCTGTACCTCGACGAGCCGACCACCGGGCTCGACCCCCGCACCCGCAACGAGGTGTGGGACGAGGTGAAGGCGATGGTCGGCGACGGCGTCACCGTGCTGCTGACCACTCAGTACATGGAGGAGGCCGAGCAGCTCGCCTCCGAGCTGACCGTGGTCGACCGCGGCAAGGTCATCGCCACGGGAGGGATCGAGGAGCTCAAGGCCCGCGTCGGCGGGCGCACCCTCCGGGTCCGGCCCGTCGACCCGCTGCAGCTGCGCCCGCTCGCCGGCATGCTGGACGAGCTCGGCATCACCGGGCTCGCGACCACCACGGTGGACCCCGAGTCCGGGACCCTGCTGGTGCCGATCCTCAGCGACGAGCAGCTGACCGCCGTGGTCGGCGCGGTCACCGCGCGCGGCATCACGATCTCCTCCATCACCACCGAACTGCCCAGCCTGGACGAGGTCTTCCTGTCCCTCACCGGCCACCGCGCCAGTGCCCCGCAGGACACCACGCCCACCGACTCCCGCGAGGAGGTCGCCGTATGA